In Triticum urartu cultivar G1812 chromosome 6, Tu2.1, whole genome shotgun sequence, the following proteins share a genomic window:
- the LOC125516147 gene encoding uncharacterized protein LOC125516147 gives MSSQQSPSPAEAKSPRPPAPTTTVTALDDDLLREIFLRLHSLPTLVRAALSCRTFFHAVRSSPAFRRSFREVHPPPLLGLFFDPDGPSIPAFAPLRRRSDPDLAAVVRGADFFLTRLPDDDDDAAALPEWVIYDCRDGYILLEHGSLEQYAVYNPLTRALDLIPQPPDEIFDDQHGDASCLGCYILSSQEGGEPLRLVYTCHDESRARAAVFSSESREWQILPWSEPVRPLPEDEHWLKVGTMANGFVYWTHKNQAYILVLNTVTLQFSQMDVPPDLVDQDLMFKVGETKDGRPCIVCPIDFELHAWVWRAGQDGIETWIFDKKFSLETIVEVTEGTFEQHCELKVLAIIGGFVYFCTMDMLHDAIYPCWFLSLCMETGELGTLFRRRFDGHVYPYIMAWPPSLIDNKVNPQFEGA, from the coding sequence ATGAGCTCGCAGCAGTCACCATCGCCGGCGGAGGCGAAGTCACCGCGACCGCCCGCACCCACCACCACCGTAACCGCTCTCGACGATGATCTCCTCCGTGAGATCTTCCTCCGCCTCCACTCCCTACCGACCCTTGTCCGTGCCGCCCTCAGCTGCCGCACCTTTTTCCACGCCGTCCGGTCGTCGCCCGCCTTCCGCCGGAGCTTCCGGGAGGTCCACCCACCACCTCTCCTCGGCCTCTTCTTCGACCCCGACGGCCCCTCCATCCCCGCCTTCGCACCCCTCCGCCGCCGCTCCGACCCTGACCTCGCAGCCGTCGTCCGCGGCGCCGATTTCTTCCTCACCCGCCTCcccgacgacgacgacgacgccgccGCCTTACCGGAGTGGGTCATATACGACTGCCGCGACGGCTACATCCTCCTCGAACACGGAAGCCTGGAGCAGTACGCCGTCTACAACCCCCTCACACGGGCCCTGGATCTCATCCCCCAGCCGCCCGACGAGATCTTCGACGACCAGCACGGCGACGCCTCCTGTCTTGGGTGCTACATCCTCTCCTCCCAAGAGGGCGGCGAACCACTGCGCCTGGTCTACACCTGTCACGACGAGTCGCGGGCGCGTGCCGCCGTCTTCTCATCAGAAAGCAGGGAGTGGCAGATCCTCCCGTGGTCGGAGCCTGTGAGGCCACTGCCTGAGGACGAACACTGGCTTAAGGTTGGCACGATGGCGAATGGCTTCGTCTACTGGACACACAAAAATCAAGCCTACATCCTTGTGCTGAACACTGTGACACTGCAATTCTCCCAGATGGATGTGCCGCCAGATTTGGTGGATCAAGATTTAATGTTTAAGGTTGGGGAGACCAAGGATGGAAGGCCTTGCATTGTCTGCCCGATTGATTTTGAGCTTCATGCTTGGGTATGGCGAGCCGGTCAGGATGGAATTGAGACATGGATATTCGACAAGAAGTTTTCCTTGGAGACGATTGTCGAGGTCACTGAGGGTACATTTGAGCAACATTGTGAACTGAAGGTTTTGGCCATCATTGGTGGATTTGTGTACTTCTGTACCATGGATATGTTGCATGATGCCATTTATCCTTGTTGGTTCCTGTCTCTATGCATGGAGACGGGGGAGCTGGGCACGCTCTTTCGGAGGAGATTTGACGGCCATGTTTACCCCTACATCATGGCATGGCCTCCTTCTTTGATAGACAACAAGGTGAACCCTCAATTCGAAGGTGCTTGA
- the LOC125516149 gene encoding uncharacterized protein LOC125516149 isoform X3 → MATFLFRPPFHGRLRPLRRLLLLPQPKPLLLPSRTLRLRSPRLTMASSPPPPSSPSTSTLPPPGRSPPPPEWPCARCTLRNPLSAAACAACDAARPVDVDDVSPGHSAVVASSSSRPLPPAQWSCARCTLLNPGSSAACAVCGAPRPVVVDDGDELDFSAVAGASFLPLRRDPRNIGRSDAAMKVARAPSPDTVCERAGSNERDKTAAEKGCSRKRGHAAISDIVHEGDGSNKRGETATEKECSRKRGYVASPDIVHEDAGSNERDETTTEKVNSETHLDKKTIKVMTYNVWFREDLELTKRMYALGNLIQHHNPDLICFQEVTPNIYMLLQKSGWWQEYKCSLSARMAMQRQYYCMQMSKLPVNSFECIPFSNSVMERELCVADINIGGATKLVLATSHLESPCAWNQMYSKERVTQANASMRILDKFRNVIFCGDMNWDDKGDGPFPLSDGWVDAWAELKPGEDGWTYDTRANGMLAGNRKLQKRLDRFVCKLPDFEIDTIEMIGKEAIPGISHYKEKTVRKVVQNIEYPVLPSDHFGLVLSITHASSG, encoded by the exons atGGCCACGTTCCTCTTTCGCCCCCCTTTTCACGGCCGCCTCCGccccctccgccgcctcctcctcctcccgcagcccAAACCCCTCCTCCTTCCCAGCAGAACCCTCCGCCTCCGCTCCCCCAGGCTCACCATGGCctcctcgccccctcccccttcgtCCCCATCCACCTCGACGCTCCCGCCGCCGGGtcgctccccgccgccgcccgagtgGCCCTGCGCCCGCTGCACGCTCCGCAACCCGCTgagcgccgccgcctgcgccgcgTGCGACGCCGCGCGCCCCGTGGACGTCGACGACGTGTCGCCGGGCCATTCCGCCGTCGTCGCCTCTTCGTCGTCCCGCCCGCTCCCGCCGGCCCAGTGGTCCTGCGCCCGCTGCACGCTCCTCAACCCCGGGAGCTCCGCCGCCTGCGCCGTCTGCGGCGCCCCGCGCCCCGTGGTCGTTGACGACGGCGACGAGCTGgacttctccgccgtcgccggcgCCTCGTTCCTCCCGCTCCGTCGGGACCCGAGGAACATAGGCCGCTCTGATGCCGCGATGAAGGTAGCTCGCGCGCCGTCGCCGGACACTGTCTGCGAGCGCGCCGGCTCGAACGAAAGGGATAAGACTGCTGCCGAAAAAG GGTGCTCTAGGAAGAGAGGCCACGCAGCAATATCAGACATCGTACACGAGGGCGACGGCTCGAACAAAAGGGGTGAGACGGCCACTGAAAAAG AGTGCTCAAGGAAGAGAGGCTACGTGGCGTCACCAGACATCGTCCATGAGGACGCCGGCTCCAATGAAAGGGATGAGACAACCACCGAAAAAG TAAATTCTGAGACTCATTTGGATAAGAAGACCATCAAAGTCATGACATACAACGTATGGTTTCGGGAGGATTTGGAACTGACGAAAAGGATGTATGCTCTTGGAAATCTTATTCAGCACCACAACCCAGATCTTATATGCTTCCAG GAGGTTACACCAAACATATATATGCTTCTCCAAAAATCTGGCTGGTGGCAAGAATACAAATGCTCGCTGTCAGCTAGGATGGCCATGCAGAGACAATATTACTGCATGCAG ATGAGCAAGTTGCCTGTGAATTCTTTCGAATGCATCCCATTTTCCAACTCAGTCATGGAAAGGGAGCTGTGCGTGGCAGACATCAACATTGGAGGCGCTACCAAGTTGGTGTTGGCCACAAGCCACCTGGAGAGCCCCTGCGCGTGGAATCAGATGTACAGCAAGGAACGAGTAACTCAGGCGAATGCATCCATGAGGATATTGGACAAGTTCCGCAACGTGATATTCTGCGGAGACATGAACTGGGACGACAAAGGCGACGGGCCATTCCCTCTCTCAGACGGCTGGGTCGATGCCTGGGCCGAGCTCAAGCCAGGCGAGGACGGCTGGACGTACGACACGAGGGCCAACGGCATGCTGGCAGGCAACCGCAAGCTGCAGAAGAGGCTGGACCGGTTCGTGTGCAAGCTGCCGGATTTCGAGATCGACACCATCGAGATGATCGGGAAGGAGGCGATACCTGGGATATCACACTACAAGGAGAAGACAGTCCGCAAGGTAGTCCAGAACATTGAGTATCCTGTGTTACCTAGTGACCACTTCGGGCTTGTTCTGAGCATCACCCACGCTTCATCAGGTTGA
- the LOC125516149 gene encoding uncharacterized protein LOC125516149 isoform X1 encodes MATFLFRPPFHGRLRPLRRLLLLPQPKPLLLPSRTLRLRSPRLTMASSPPPPSSPSTSTLPPPGRSPPPPEWPCARCTLRNPLSAAACAACDAARPVDVDDVSPGHSAVVASSSSRPLPPAQWSCARCTLLNPGSSAACAVCGAPRPVVVDDGDELDFSAVAGASFLPLRRDPRNIGRSDAAMKVARAPSPDTVCERAGSNERDKTAAEKGCSRKRGHAAISDIVHEGDGSNKRGETATEKECSRKRGYVASPDIVHEDAGSNERDETTTEKGCSRKIGRLTSPAIVHEGGGSNERDEPTAKKVNSETHLDKKTIKVMTYNVWFREDLELTKRMYALGNLIQHHNPDLICFQEVTPNIYMLLQKSGWWQEYKCSLSARMAMQRQYYCMQMSKLPVNSFECIPFSNSVMERELCVADINIGGATKLVLATSHLESPCAWNQMYSKERVTQANASMRILDKFRNVIFCGDMNWDDKGDGPFPLSDGWVDAWAELKPGEDGWTYDTRANGMLAGNRKLQKRLDRFVCKLPDFEIDTIEMIGKEAIPGISHYKEKTVRKVVQNIEYPVLPSDHFGLVLSITHASSG; translated from the exons atGGCCACGTTCCTCTTTCGCCCCCCTTTTCACGGCCGCCTCCGccccctccgccgcctcctcctcctcccgcagcccAAACCCCTCCTCCTTCCCAGCAGAACCCTCCGCCTCCGCTCCCCCAGGCTCACCATGGCctcctcgccccctcccccttcgtCCCCATCCACCTCGACGCTCCCGCCGCCGGGtcgctccccgccgccgcccgagtgGCCCTGCGCCCGCTGCACGCTCCGCAACCCGCTgagcgccgccgcctgcgccgcgTGCGACGCCGCGCGCCCCGTGGACGTCGACGACGTGTCGCCGGGCCATTCCGCCGTCGTCGCCTCTTCGTCGTCCCGCCCGCTCCCGCCGGCCCAGTGGTCCTGCGCCCGCTGCACGCTCCTCAACCCCGGGAGCTCCGCCGCCTGCGCCGTCTGCGGCGCCCCGCGCCCCGTGGTCGTTGACGACGGCGACGAGCTGgacttctccgccgtcgccggcgCCTCGTTCCTCCCGCTCCGTCGGGACCCGAGGAACATAGGCCGCTCTGATGCCGCGATGAAGGTAGCTCGCGCGCCGTCGCCGGACACTGTCTGCGAGCGCGCCGGCTCGAACGAAAGGGATAAGACTGCTGCCGAAAAAG GGTGCTCTAGGAAGAGAGGCCACGCAGCAATATCAGACATCGTACACGAGGGCGACGGCTCGAACAAAAGGGGTGAGACGGCCACTGAAAAAG AGTGCTCAAGGAAGAGAGGCTACGTGGCGTCACCAGACATCGTCCATGAGGACGCCGGCTCCAATGAAAGGGATGAGACAACCACCGAAAAAG GGTGCTCGAGGAAGATAGGCCGCTTGACGTCGCCAGCCATTGTCCACGAGGGTGGCGGCTCAAATGAAAGGGATGAGCCAACTGCCAAAAAAG TAAATTCTGAGACTCATTTGGATAAGAAGACCATCAAAGTCATGACATACAACGTATGGTTTCGGGAGGATTTGGAACTGACGAAAAGGATGTATGCTCTTGGAAATCTTATTCAGCACCACAACCCAGATCTTATATGCTTCCAG GAGGTTACACCAAACATATATATGCTTCTCCAAAAATCTGGCTGGTGGCAAGAATACAAATGCTCGCTGTCAGCTAGGATGGCCATGCAGAGACAATATTACTGCATGCAG ATGAGCAAGTTGCCTGTGAATTCTTTCGAATGCATCCCATTTTCCAACTCAGTCATGGAAAGGGAGCTGTGCGTGGCAGACATCAACATTGGAGGCGCTACCAAGTTGGTGTTGGCCACAAGCCACCTGGAGAGCCCCTGCGCGTGGAATCAGATGTACAGCAAGGAACGAGTAACTCAGGCGAATGCATCCATGAGGATATTGGACAAGTTCCGCAACGTGATATTCTGCGGAGACATGAACTGGGACGACAAAGGCGACGGGCCATTCCCTCTCTCAGACGGCTGGGTCGATGCCTGGGCCGAGCTCAAGCCAGGCGAGGACGGCTGGACGTACGACACGAGGGCCAACGGCATGCTGGCAGGCAACCGCAAGCTGCAGAAGAGGCTGGACCGGTTCGTGTGCAAGCTGCCGGATTTCGAGATCGACACCATCGAGATGATCGGGAAGGAGGCGATACCTGGGATATCACACTACAAGGAGAAGACAGTCCGCAAGGTAGTCCAGAACATTGAGTATCCTGTGTTACCTAGTGACCACTTCGGGCTTGTTCTGAGCATCACCCACGCTTCATCAGGTTGA
- the LOC125516149 gene encoding uncharacterized protein LOC125516149 isoform X2 yields the protein MATFLFRPPFHGRLRPLRRLLLLPQPKPLLLPSRTLRLRSPRLTMASSPPPPSSPSTSTLPPPGRSPPPPEWPCARCTLRNPLSAAACAACDAARPVDVDDVSPGHSAVVASSSSRPLPPAQWSCARCTLLNPGSSAACAVCGAPRPVVVDDGDELDFSAVAGASFLPLRRDPRNIGRSDAAMKVARAPSPDTVCERAGSNERDKTAAEKGCSRKRGHAAISDIVHEGDGSNKRECSRKRGYVASPDIVHEDAGSNERDETTTEKGCSRKIGRLTSPAIVHEGGGSNERDEPTAKKVNSETHLDKKTIKVMTYNVWFREDLELTKRMYALGNLIQHHNPDLICFQEVTPNIYMLLQKSGWWQEYKCSLSARMAMQRQYYCMQMSKLPVNSFECIPFSNSVMERELCVADINIGGATKLVLATSHLESPCAWNQMYSKERVTQANASMRILDKFRNVIFCGDMNWDDKGDGPFPLSDGWVDAWAELKPGEDGWTYDTRANGMLAGNRKLQKRLDRFVCKLPDFEIDTIEMIGKEAIPGISHYKEKTVRKVVQNIEYPVLPSDHFGLVLSITHASSG from the exons atGGCCACGTTCCTCTTTCGCCCCCCTTTTCACGGCCGCCTCCGccccctccgccgcctcctcctcctcccgcagcccAAACCCCTCCTCCTTCCCAGCAGAACCCTCCGCCTCCGCTCCCCCAGGCTCACCATGGCctcctcgccccctcccccttcgtCCCCATCCACCTCGACGCTCCCGCCGCCGGGtcgctccccgccgccgcccgagtgGCCCTGCGCCCGCTGCACGCTCCGCAACCCGCTgagcgccgccgcctgcgccgcgTGCGACGCCGCGCGCCCCGTGGACGTCGACGACGTGTCGCCGGGCCATTCCGCCGTCGTCGCCTCTTCGTCGTCCCGCCCGCTCCCGCCGGCCCAGTGGTCCTGCGCCCGCTGCACGCTCCTCAACCCCGGGAGCTCCGCCGCCTGCGCCGTCTGCGGCGCCCCGCGCCCCGTGGTCGTTGACGACGGCGACGAGCTGgacttctccgccgtcgccggcgCCTCGTTCCTCCCGCTCCGTCGGGACCCGAGGAACATAGGCCGCTCTGATGCCGCGATGAAGGTAGCTCGCGCGCCGTCGCCGGACACTGTCTGCGAGCGCGCCGGCTCGAACGAAAGGGATAAGACTGCTGCCGAAAAAG GGTGCTCTAGGAAGAGAGGCCACGCAGCAATATCAGACATCGTACACGAGGGCGACGGCTCGAACAAAAGGG AGTGCTCAAGGAAGAGAGGCTACGTGGCGTCACCAGACATCGTCCATGAGGACGCCGGCTCCAATGAAAGGGATGAGACAACCACCGAAAAAG GGTGCTCGAGGAAGATAGGCCGCTTGACGTCGCCAGCCATTGTCCACGAGGGTGGCGGCTCAAATGAAAGGGATGAGCCAACTGCCAAAAAAG TAAATTCTGAGACTCATTTGGATAAGAAGACCATCAAAGTCATGACATACAACGTATGGTTTCGGGAGGATTTGGAACTGACGAAAAGGATGTATGCTCTTGGAAATCTTATTCAGCACCACAACCCAGATCTTATATGCTTCCAG GAGGTTACACCAAACATATATATGCTTCTCCAAAAATCTGGCTGGTGGCAAGAATACAAATGCTCGCTGTCAGCTAGGATGGCCATGCAGAGACAATATTACTGCATGCAG ATGAGCAAGTTGCCTGTGAATTCTTTCGAATGCATCCCATTTTCCAACTCAGTCATGGAAAGGGAGCTGTGCGTGGCAGACATCAACATTGGAGGCGCTACCAAGTTGGTGTTGGCCACAAGCCACCTGGAGAGCCCCTGCGCGTGGAATCAGATGTACAGCAAGGAACGAGTAACTCAGGCGAATGCATCCATGAGGATATTGGACAAGTTCCGCAACGTGATATTCTGCGGAGACATGAACTGGGACGACAAAGGCGACGGGCCATTCCCTCTCTCAGACGGCTGGGTCGATGCCTGGGCCGAGCTCAAGCCAGGCGAGGACGGCTGGACGTACGACACGAGGGCCAACGGCATGCTGGCAGGCAACCGCAAGCTGCAGAAGAGGCTGGACCGGTTCGTGTGCAAGCTGCCGGATTTCGAGATCGACACCATCGAGATGATCGGGAAGGAGGCGATACCTGGGATATCACACTACAAGGAGAAGACAGTCCGCAAGGTAGTCCAGAACATTGAGTATCCTGTGTTACCTAGTGACCACTTCGGGCTTGTTCTGAGCATCACCCACGCTTCATCAGGTTGA